A genomic window from Pseudomonadales bacterium includes:
- a CDS encoding FAD-dependent oxidoreductase encodes MAIVIAGAGHAAGQAAASLRQEGYTDEIILIGDEPYVPYQRPPLSKQYLSGEQGIERVYLRPEKFYTDNNISVKTSTRVTAIDTAVHTVSTDKGETITYEKLLIATGGRPRKLSIPGSDQKGIHYLRSIEDVDGIRAEMAPGRKLVIVGGGYIGLEVASVAVTSGLEVHVLEMEARILQRVTTPTMSGYYHELHSSRGVNIHTSTMVSGFGGSGQVTSVQCGEQSFSADIVIVGIGIVPNIEVAQAAGIDCGNGILVDDHCRTSAPDVYAAGDCTFHPNALLGRSLRLESVPNAMDQARVAAANICGGDKVYATIPWFWSDQYELKLQMLGFSADGDTQIVRGDMAANQFAVFYLKDGRVVAADAVNSPKEFMICKQLIGKPVDPAVLADPDADLKSLLK; translated from the coding sequence ATGGCAATCGTGATCGCAGGAGCGGGACATGCCGCAGGCCAGGCGGCAGCCAGTCTCAGACAGGAAGGCTACACCGACGAGATCATTCTGATCGGCGACGAGCCTTATGTTCCCTACCAGCGTCCGCCACTGTCGAAACAATACCTCTCCGGTGAACAAGGGATCGAACGTGTCTATCTGCGGCCGGAGAAGTTCTACACCGACAACAATATCAGCGTGAAAACCAGCACCCGGGTAACCGCGATCGATACCGCCGTGCATACGGTCAGTACCGACAAAGGGGAGACCATCACATACGAAAAACTGCTCATCGCCACCGGTGGTCGACCGCGCAAGCTCAGCATTCCGGGCAGTGATCAGAAAGGCATCCACTATCTGCGCTCGATAGAGGATGTGGACGGAATCCGGGCTGAGATGGCACCGGGCAGGAAACTCGTGATCGTCGGCGGGGGATACATCGGCCTGGAAGTTGCGTCGGTCGCGGTCACCAGCGGCCTCGAAGTCCACGTGCTGGAAATGGAAGCGCGCATCCTGCAGCGGGTCACCACACCCACCATGTCCGGCTACTACCATGAGCTGCACAGCAGCCGGGGCGTCAATATCCACACCTCCACCATGGTCAGCGGCTTCGGTGGTTCCGGACAGGTGACCTCAGTGCAGTGCGGCGAGCAGTCCTTTTCCGCCGACATCGTGATCGTGGGGATCGGCATCGTGCCCAACATCGAGGTGGCCCAGGCAGCCGGGATCGACTGCGGCAACGGTATTCTCGTGGACGACCACTGCCGGACATCGGCTCCGGACGTGTACGCGGCAGGGGACTGCACCTTCCATCCCAATGCACTGCTCGGACGCAGCCTGCGACTCGAATCCGTACCGAATGCGATGGATCAGGCCCGGGTAGCCGCAGCAAACATCTGTGGCGGAGACAAGGTCTACGCCACCATCCCCTGGTTCTGGTCCGATCAGTACGAACTCAAGCTGCAGATGCTCGGCTTCTCAGCGGATGGTGACACCCAGATTGTGCGCGGTGATATGGCCGCCAATCAGTTCGCCGTTTTCTATCTGAAAGATGGCAGGGTCGTCGCAGCCGACGCTGTTAACAGTCCGAAGGAGTTCATGATCTGCAAGCAGCTGATCGGCAAACCCGTCGACCCGGCGGTTCTGGCAGATCCGGACGCGGACCTGAAGTCCCTGCTGAAATGA
- a CDS encoding acyl-CoA dehydrogenase family protein, protein MKISLTSRQLELRDQFEDFLSRELPSELARRVKLGRSISKDDQQHWTRTLNARGWAAPHWPVEHGGTGWSLVERHLFDVACREAHAPVLSGFGFNMVGPAIIRYGSVAQQQTFLPRILNADMWWCQGYSEPQAGSDLASVRTRARREGDDYLVSGQKIWTSAAEVADWIFALVRTDPTAQPQKGISFLLIDMTSPGVSVEPLLAFNGKRLWNQVFFDGVRVPVMNRLGEENRGWTVAKSLLGDERLMVSRVAENRRLLGRLRELILGQSPGVDPESRRRLAELNLRLDALEATSLRILTEADRGGRIGAEPSMLKLKGSQLVQAMDEALLTLAGYWAVPMDSGSAERPVGPDFAEYLASGLFHHRGYTIAGGTSEVQHNIIAKQVLGL, encoded by the coding sequence TTGAAAATTTCACTGACCAGCCGGCAGCTCGAGCTGCGTGATCAGTTCGAAGATTTTCTCAGCCGGGAACTGCCGAGCGAACTCGCCCGGCGGGTGAAACTCGGCAGGTCCATCAGTAAGGACGATCAGCAGCACTGGACCCGCACACTCAACGCCCGCGGCTGGGCGGCCCCGCACTGGCCGGTCGAACATGGCGGCACAGGGTGGTCGCTGGTCGAACGCCATCTGTTCGATGTCGCCTGCCGGGAGGCGCACGCACCGGTGCTTTCCGGATTCGGATTCAACATGGTGGGGCCGGCCATCATCCGCTATGGCTCTGTGGCCCAGCAGCAGACGTTTCTCCCGCGGATCCTCAATGCAGACATGTGGTGGTGTCAGGGCTATTCGGAGCCCCAGGCCGGATCGGACCTGGCTTCGGTACGCACCCGGGCGCGGCGCGAAGGCGATGACTACCTGGTGAGCGGGCAGAAGATCTGGACGAGCGCGGCGGAAGTGGCGGACTGGATCTTTGCTCTGGTGCGCACGGATCCGACGGCACAGCCCCAGAAGGGCATCAGCTTTCTGCTCATCGATATGACCTCTCCCGGGGTAAGCGTTGAGCCGCTGCTGGCCTTCAACGGCAAACGGTTGTGGAATCAGGTGTTTTTCGATGGGGTACGGGTCCCGGTGATGAATCGTCTCGGCGAGGAGAACCGGGGCTGGACCGTCGCCAAGAGTCTGCTCGGCGATGAGCGCCTGATGGTGTCACGGGTGGCGGAAAACCGCCGTCTGCTCGGCCGCCTGCGGGAACTGATCCTGGGGCAGTCGCCCGGTGTGGATCCGGAGAGCCGTCGACGGCTGGCGGAACTCAACCTGCGGCTGGACGCTCTCGAGGCTACGAGCCTGCGTATCCTCACCGAGGCGGATCGAGGCGGACGCATCGGGGCGGAGCCTTCGATGCTCAAGCTCAAAGGCAGTCAGCTGGTGCAGGCCATGGACGAAGCCCTGCTCACCCTCGCCGGCTACTGGGCTGTGCCGATGGACTCAGGATCTGCTGAGCGTCCTGTGGGTCCGGACTTCGCGGAATATCTGGCTTCCGGCCTCTTCCATCACCGGGGCTACACGATCGCTGGAGGTACCAGCGAAGTGCAGCACAACATCATCGCCAAGCAGGTTCTGGGGCTGTAG